The nucleotide window GACCTGCATGAACTCCGACTCATGCGAGGCGTCGCGGTTCTCATAGCGATAGACCTTGCCCGGCACGATCACGCGCACCGGCGGGCGCACCTGCTCCATCACGCGGGCCTGCACCGGCGAGGTGTGAGTCCGCAGCAGCAAATCGCCGGGCCGCGCTTGTTGCTGGAGGTGGAAGGTGTCCCACATGTCGCGCGCCGGGTGGTCGGCGGGAATGTTGAGCAGCTCGAAGTTGTAGCGGTCCCACTCCACCTCCGGTCCGCTGACGGCGCGGAAGCCCAGCGGCGCAAGCACCGCGCGAATCTCACGCAGCGTGCGCGTCAGCGGATGCAACCGGCCCAGGCGCACCGGATAGCCGGGCATGGTGACGTCCGTGTCGGATTCATGGACGCGACGGCTCAGGCGGTCGCGGCGGGCGGTGAGCGCTGCTTCGAGGTCCTGGCGCGCGGCGTTGGCGGCCTGCCCCGCGGCCCGGCGCTCCTCCGGTGGCAAATCACGAATCGACCGCAGGATGCCAGTGAGCGCGCTGCGCCGTCCCAAGTGCGCCACGCGCCAGGCTTCCAACGCCGCGTCGGAGCCGGCCTGCGCCAGCTCGGCCCGCGCCTCGGTCAGCAACTCGTCAATGCGCTCGCGCACTCGGGTCCTTATTCGTGGAATCGGCCGCGCGCTGCCGCGCGGCCTCGAACAGGATAACGGCGGCCGCGGCGGCCGCGTTGAGCGATTCAATCTCGCGCTGCATCGGCACGCGCACGGCGGCGCGGCTCGCGGCGCGCCAGGCGGGCGAAACACCCGCCGATTCAGCTCCCACGATCAGTCCGCAGGCGCCCGTCCAGTCGATGTCGTGGTAGGTCAGCTCGGCGTCGGCGCTGGCCGCGTACAGATCGGCCTCGGCGTCGAGCGACTCGAGGTTCGCCGGTTCGGCCGCTTTCCGAATGGGCACGCGAAACTGTCCGCCCGCGCCCGCCCGCATGGCCTTGGGACCGTAGGCATCCGCCGTACCCGGGGTGCAGATCACGCCCGTCGCGCCCGCCGCGGCGGCGCTGCGAACCATGGCGCCGACGTTGCCGGGGTCTTGCACGCCGTCCAGGACCAGGAGCAGCGCGGGGCCCGAAACCGGCGGAGGGTCCGGCGCGGCGATCACCGCGAGCACGCCTTGTGGTGTCTCGGTATCGGCGACGGCGTTGAATACCCCGTCGGTGCAACGGCGCACGGAAACTCCCTGCGCTGCGGCCTCGTCGACAACTGCCGCGGCGGCTGGTGATGGGTCCTCCACGCACAGCACCGACTCAACTACGCCCGCATGCAACGCCTCGGCCACGAGCTTCGGTCCCTCGACGACCGTGTGGCCGGCGCGGCGGCGCGCGCTCCCGCGCTGGAGGGAACGCACATGGGCAACCGTCGGGTTGCGGACACTGCGGATGACCGGCGCCGGAGCCACGGCCCCACCGCGCCTAGGCGGCGGCTTGCGCCGCCTTCACCAGGTCTTCGAAGGCCTCGGGCTCGTTGAGCGCCAGGTCCGCCAGCACCTTGCGGTCGAGGTCGATGTTGGCCCGCCGCAGCCCGTGCATGAACTGGCTGTAGGTCATGCCCAGGGCGCGAGCGCGCGCGTTGATGCGAAGGATCCAGCCGCGCCGCATGTCGCGCCGCCGCGTGCGCCGGTGGGCGTAGGCGTACTGCCGCGCGTGCATCAGGTCTTCGTGGGCGGCCTTGAACTGACGGCTGCGCGCGCCCTTGTGGCCCCGCACCGCCTTGAGAACGCGGCGGCGGCGCTTGCGGCTGGCAACGCTGCGCTTCACTCGTGCCATCGACGATCCGCTCTATCCGGCGAGCAGGCGCTTGGCCTGCTTGAGCTGACCGCCGGTGATGGGCTGCTCGTGGCCCTTGCTGCGGCGGGCACGGCTGCTCTTCTTGCGCCGCAGGGTCTGCGCCGTGCTCTTGGCGCACGTCACCTTGCCATTGGCGGTTTTTCGCAGCCGCTTAACGGCGGCTTTTCGTGTTTTGAGTTTTGGCATAGGACAACAAAACCGCGGCGCTGCACGCCGCGATGCTTCAGGGTAGCACGGGCCGGCCGTCTGGCCCTCGTCGAATCTTTGTCACGTCCGAACTATAGAAGCGGAAGGCGGGCCGCCGCGCCAAGTCAATCCACAGCGTCCTTAGGGGTTGGGCACTTCGAAGCGGAAGCCCTCGATGTCGATGTCAAGGTCTACCAGGCTCGGGTCGATGTCGAAAACCACGGCAATCGTGGCCGTCAGTCCGCCGGGCACGGCCTCGACCAGGAACAGCGGGCGGCCTTCCACTGCTGTCGACGGCATGGCGATAAGCGCATTGACTCCCGCCGTGTCCACGGCGATTTCGCTGCCGCCCGGCTCGATCAGCAGGATATTCGTCTTGGAGATCACGACGTTCCCGCCGTCGTTGGTGTTGCGGAACGTGATCGTCACGACCAGGAACAAGCCGCTCTTGGGCCGAAACGCCGAGCCGTGAACCTGCGCCAACTCCTCCAACCGCTGCACCGAATCCAGCGTGACCTCCAGCCCGTCATCCCCAAGCCGCGTGTCCCCCACCGTGGGAAGGCCGGTGGGCGACTCGGCGGATTGCGCCACGCCTTCGGGCGTGGCCGCAGCCGTGGCCTCACCCTCGGTTTCAGCCTCTGTTGCTTCGTCGACATTGCGATCGACCGCGAGCGTCGCGACTTCTTGACCCTCGCTCCCCCCGCAGAACGGCAGCCCGAGTTCGGCAATGTCACTGACTTCGGCAGTGCGCAGAGCCTCAGGTATGCACCCGGTGAACTGGTTGCCCCCGCCGAGAAACAGCTCTCGCAGGTTCACCAGGCGCCCCAGCTCCGGTGGTATCTGCCCACTCAATTGATTCCATCCGAGGTGCAGCCATTCCAGGTTGGTGAGACGTCCAAACTCGGCCGGGATCATCCCCTGCAATTGATTTCCACTCAGCGACAGGGCTTTCAAGCCGGGGAGGTCGCTCAGCTCCGGCGGGATCGCTCCCTGCAGTTGATTCCCACCCAGCCACAGAGTGGTCAATCTGGCGAGGTCGCTCAGTTCCGGCGGGATCGGCCCGCTGAGTTGGTTCTCGTGAAGCACCAGTTCCAGCAGATTGGCAAGTCGACCCAACTCGGGTGGTATCGGCCCGGTCAGCTGGTTGTCCTCAAGCGACAGCCGCTGCAGAGCGTCGAGACCTTCCAGGGCCGGCGGGATCTCCCCGCTGAGCTGATTGGCGCCAAGACTCAGCGTCGCGAGGCTCGATAGCTGGCCCAACTCGGGTGGAATTGCTCCGGACAGCTGGTTGCGGCCCAGGTAGAGGTGAATCAGGTTGGCGAGGCTGCCCAACTCTGTCGGAATTGCCCCTTCTAACTGGTTCTCCGAGAGAATCAACTGAATCAGGTTGGCGAGCCGGCCCAGCGAGGCCGGGATCTCCCCAGACAGCTGGTTGCCACGGAGGCTCAGATGTTGCAGATCGGTCAGGTTGCCGATTTCGGACGGGATCGGCCCGCTAAGCTGGTTCCAATCTAGGCCCAATTCGTTCAGGTTGCCGAGACGGCCCAACTCAGCGGGGATCGGCCCGCTGAGTTGATTCTGGTAAAGCCGCAGCACTTCCAGATTTGCAAGGTTGCCCAACTCAGGCGGGATCGTCCCGCTCAATTGGTTTTGGTGTAGCCGCAGTTCCTTCAGATTCGCAAGATCGCCCAACGCAGGCGGGATCGGCCCGCTGAGCTGGTTGTCCTTGAGTTCCAGTCTCACGAGTCTTGTCAGGCGACCTAGTTCGGGCGGGATGGGCCCGCTCAGTCGGTTCATCCAAAGCGCCAGCACTTCGAGCTTTGAAAGATTGGCCAGCTCAGCCGGGATGGTCCCGCTGAGTTGGCTATTCGGCAGCGACACTGCCGTAACTCGTCCATCGACCGTAGAGACGCCACGCCAGAATTCGAGTGGCGCGTCGCTCAGCCAGTTGTTGTTGTTCGTCCAATTCGGTCCATCGGTCGCGTGATAGAGCGCGACCAACGCTTCTCGATCAGTGGCGGGTCCCAGCGTCAGAGCCGTTTCTGGCTCGGGTGTCGGCGTCGATTCGGGACTCGAGCTTCCGCTCGCCCCACAAAACGGCAGCCCGAGTTCCCCAGCGTCGCTGTCCTCGATGTCTTGCCAAGCCGCGGGGATGCACCCGGTGAGCTGGTTGCCACCGGCGAGACGCAGATGCGTGAGTTCCTCGAGCCGGCCCAATTCGGTCGGAATTGTTCCGCCGAGCTGGTTCGACCCGAGGGTAAGCACCTTCAAGTTTGAGAGTTGGCCCAATTCGCGCGGGATCGGTCCCGTCAGCTCGTTGTCGAGGAGCTCCAGGTTTTGCAGCTTGGACAGACTTCCCAACGCGGCCGGGATCATGCCACTGAGTTCGTTGAACGCGAGACTCAGGGCCGTCAGGCTGGCGAGTTGGCCCAACGCCGGCGGAATTGCGCCGCTGAGCTGGTTCGATCCGAGCCCCAGCACTTCGAGGTTGGAGAGGTGAGCCAGCCCCGGTGGTATTGCGCCGGTGAGATCGTTGGCCCCGAGATCCAGTGCGATCAGATTGGAGAGGCGGCCCAGCTCGGGCGGGATCGGTCCAGTCAATTGGTTGAAGAAAAGCCCGATCCACTTCAGATTGGCGAGATCGCCCAGCGCCGGCGGGATTGTTCCCTCAAGCTGGTTGAGGGAAAGCTCCAGCAATTCCAGCTTGGTCAGGCGGCCCAACGCTGGCGGAATGGCTCCGGTGAGCCGATTGCCGATCAGGTTCAGCGCTTGCAGGTTTGCGAGGTCTCCCAGTTCAGGCGGCACGGCTCCGGTGAGTCGGTTGCCGCCGAGCCAGAGATGCGCCAAGTTGGCCATACGGCTCAACTCAGGTGGAATTGGCCCGCTGAGTTGGTTCTGGCGAAGGTCCAGCACGAGCAAGCTGGAGAGTTGGCTCAGTGCGGGCGGGATATCACCCTGCAACCGGTTGTCGGAAAGCTGCAGCTGCGTGACCCGGCTGTCGAAATCGGTCGTGACCCCATGCCATTCATCGAGCGGCGCCACGCTCAGCCAGTTGCTGTTGTTGGTCCAATTCGGTCCGTCCGTGGCGTGGTAGAGCGCGACGAGCGCCTCTCGATCCCTGGCAGCGGTGGACGCGGGCGCCGCGGTCGGCGCTTCCGTCGGGTCCGGCGTGGGGGTTGCCGCAGGCGCGACGCTGGGCGTCGGTGTTGGATCAGGCGTAGGCGTCGGGCTTCGGCCGGGCGTGGGAGTTGGCGACGGAGCGACCGACGGGGTTGGCTCGGGAGTCGGGTTGGGCGAAGGGGTGACCGTTGGCGTTGACGTTGGTTCCGGCGCTGGCGCCGGAGTTGGCGGAACCGTGGATGCGGGAGCCGGCTCAGGTGTGGAAACGGGCGTGGCCGGCTGCGCCGGGGCTGTCGTCGGTGCTGAGTCGGGCCTCTCAGCCGTGTCCGCTGGCGCGTCGCACGCGGCCGCCATGAACGCGAATGCGAACAGGAGCATCAACGCGGTGGCCCGGATCGTCGTTGGCAGCGCCCCCCACGGAGCCCGTCGCACGCCGGCCCTCCCATCCATACTCAACTCGCCCCACAGAATGGCAAACCAAGCCTGTCGAGGTCGCTCTCCTCGAGGTCTCCCAACCCCTCGGAGATGCAGCCCGTGAACCGGTTATACGCAAGCTCGAGCGACCGCAGATTCGAGAGTTGGCCAAGCTCAGGCGGAATCGGTCCACTGAGATGATTGCGGTCGAGCCGCAGGTGCTCCAGCTGGCCGAGGCGGCCGAAGTCGGACGGAATCGGCCCATGCAGCCGGTTCCCCGCAAGAACCAGAACGCGCAGGCTGGACAGACGGCCGAGCTCGGGCGGGATCGGACCACTGAGTTGATTCTCTGCGAGCGCTAGCGCCGTCACGCGACCGCTGGCATCCGTAGTGACCCCGATCCATTCGCCGAGGGGCGCCCCGCTGAGCCAGTTGGTGCTGTGCACCCAATTGGGCCCGTCGGTCGCGCGATAGAGCGCGACCAGTGCCGCGCGGTCGGCGGCGATGGCGGCTCGCAGTCCCCCGGCCGACGCCGGATCCGCAACGGCGCAGAACGGCAATCCGAGCTCTTGGAGGTCGCTGCGCGGTAGCTCGGCCAAGGCCGCGGGCATGCATCCGCTGAACTGGTTGCCACCGGCGAGGCGCAGCGACGTCAGTTTGGTGAGGCGACCGAGTGCGGCAGGAATGGCTCCCCGCAACTGGTTGTCGCTCAGCCACAGCTCGTCCAAATTGGCCAGGCGGCCGAGTGCAGAAGGAATCGCCCCGCTGAGCTGGTTGTCGCGGAGGTCCAGCCCGACCAGGCTTGCAAGCTGGCCCAATTCGGGCGGGATTTGCCCGCTGAGTCGATTGTCTCTGAGGTTCAGCCCGACCAGATTGGAAAGCTGTCCCAGTGAGGGCGGAATCGGCCCGCTGAGCTGATTGGAACCGAGCCCCAATCCGTACAGCTCGGTGAGTTGCCCCAATTCGGGCGGGATCGGCCCGCTCAACCGGTTGCGGGAGACATCCAGCTCTTGCAGGTGGCTCGGCTGACCCAACTCCGGCGGGATCGGCCCGTCCAGTCGATTTCCACCAAGATCCAAGAGTTCCAGGTTGGCGAGCTGGCCCAACTCCGGCGGAATCGTCCCGCTCAGCTGGTTGTCCCGCAGGACCAGCCCAGCCAGTCTTGAGAGTCGACCCAGTTCGGGCGGGATCGGCCCCTGCAGTTGGTTCCCACGAAGATCCAGGAGTTCCAGGTTGGCGAGCTGGCCCAACGCAGGCGGGATCGCTCCGCCCAACCGGTTGAAGCGAATCTCGAGCCGTCGCAGCCGGGAGAGATTGCCAAATTCCGGCGGAATCTCCCCGCTAAGTTGGTTCCCAGAGAGCCACAGCGCTTCCAGACGTCCGAGGCTTCCCAGCGCGACCGGTAGCTCGCCGATCAGTTGATTGTCTTCGAGCGCCAGCCGCGTGACGCGGCCTGTTCGATCCGTGACCACGCCGTGCCATTCACCGAGCGGCGCGTCACTCAGCCAGTTGGCGGTGTTCGCCCAGTTCGGTCCGTCGGTCGCGTGATAGAGCGCGACCAGCACCTCCCGGTCTGGGTTCAGAGCGGGCGCGGGCGTGGCGGTCGGCGCTGCCCTAACGCTGGGCGTTGGGGTCGGTGGCGGTGCGCCGGCCGGAGTCGGGGCTGGGTCGGGTGACGGAGCGGGCGTGGCAGTCGACACTGCGGCCCGGTCCGCCGTGAGAACGGGTGTGGACGGCTCGGCCAAAGCGTGCGTCGGCGCCGCGCCCGCGGTCGCAGGCGCATCCGCCGGCGCGTCGCACGCCGCCGCCATGAGCGCCCATGCGACCAGGACCACGAGCGCAGCGGGACGGATGGTCATTGGCCATGCCTCCCGAGGAGGCGACTGCGCGGCGAGACGCTCCGCTGGTGTCCGCGGGCGGCTGTCCCACCGCGTTAGCGCGTGCAAGCATCGCCGAAGCCCAGGTGACGGGCAATCGTCGGCGCTGCCAAGTCACCGGAGCAGACCAGTCTCGATGCCTCGGGCGGACACGTGGCGCACCGCGCGTATCCGTGCTCGGGTCGACGCAAGATTCAAGTGTCCGGTGGCCTTTGCCTAGTCCCTTGAGCGGAGGCTGGAGGTCGAGCCCGATCCCCTCTCCCTCGAAGGCAAAGGGCCAGGGAATCGGGCATCCGAGGCTTGCGAGCGCGTGCCGTCCACTTCTGCAACCGTCTCCGTCCGCCGGAACGACGGGGGATTGCGGGGTGGTGACCGGGCTCACCGATGCCGTGCGGTAAAGTCGCCGGAACGGGAGGCCGGCCGCCGCGTTGTCGCGCGCCGCGATTCCCCGCTCAACGCGCCTCATGCACATTGCCGCATTCGCCGATGTCCACGCCAATCTGACCGCGCTGCGCGCGGTGCTGCGGGACATCGACGACCACGGGCCCTTCGATCTGATCGTGTCCAACGGCGATCAAATCCTCGGCGGGCCGCGTCCGCTCGAGACCTGGCGGGAGCTCGAGCGGTCCGGCGCCTATTGCCTGCGCGGCAACACCGAGCGCGATCTGGGCATCGGAAAGTTCCCACCAGCGCCCGCCGGCGGCCAATGGCGCGACCGCATCCTCGAGGTGTTCGACTGGACCATGGGCGCGGTGCCGGAGGATGTCCGCGCGAGGGCAGCCGGGCTGCCGCAGCGACTCGACCTGAGCATCGACAACGGGCCCCTGCTGGTCATCAGCCACGCCAATGGCGTCAATCTGGACGACTTCATGTGGCCGGATACCGATCCGTCGGAGCTTGACCGCTTGACCGGGACGCCCCCGCCGGCGTTGCTGGTCGTCGGGCATATCCACGCCCCGATGGACCTGAAGGTCGGGCCGACCCGCGTGCTGCGGGCGGGCAGCGTGGGCTTGATGTACGAAGCCAACGCTTACAACCAGGCCCATTGGACCGAGATCACCTGGGATGCGCCGCGACGCGCGTGGACGGCCCAGCCGCATGCCGTGACCTGGGACCACACCGCCGAGATCGCCGCGGGCCGCGCGGTTGGATATCCGGGCACGGAAATCCTGCCGGGATACGAGCGCGCCTAGCGGGCGTCTTGTTCGCGCGGGCGAGGGCTGCGATGCTTGCGCATGAGAGGCATCTCGCACGAGGCGACGATGAGCGCACCCTTGGCGGAAGAAACGATTCGCGACGCTTTGCGCGAGGTGATCGACCCCGAGATTGGCATCAACATCGTGGACCTGGGACTGATCTACGAGATCGAGCTGGCCTCCGCCGAGTCCGATGCCCACGACGTCTCGGTCACAATGACCCTGACGACGCCCGGATGCCCGGCCGGACCGCAAATCCTGCAGCAGGTGAAGCAGGTGGTGGAGGCGGTGCCCGGCGTGAGCAGCATGGATCTCGATCTCACGTTCAGCCCCTTGTGGAACGAGGAGATGCTGAGCGAGGACGTCCGCTGGATTCTGGGCCGGTAGCGCCAAGGTGGGGCGTGGCGCGCTCTGGCGTTGGGCGTGGGAGCCGCTCCTGACGCTGAGGTCGTGCGGGTTGCGGCGCGGGCGGCTCTATGCGGCGTGGATCGCGGTGCATGGCGTGCTGGCGGTGCTGCCGGCCATCACCCGCGGACGTCTCGACTGGCCGCCACTCAATGCCTGGGAGATGCCCGTGCAAGTGCGACCTGGGGGGGGCGTGCCGATCACATACTGGGTGATCCCCCTGGAGGCGAACTATGAGGGCACGCCGCTCAATACCTATTCGATCGTGCTCTGGAGCATGGTGGCCGCCTTGGCGCTTGCCCAAGTGGTCCGACCGGCCGCCGGCCGTCGCTGGCTCTGGCTGTCCGGCTGGATTTGTGCTGGGGGCCTCGCAGCGCTGATCGCGGCGGAGGAACATTACGATTGGAAAGGCTCTCTCGGTAGCCAAGTCCAATGGTTCGAGTTTGTTTCCTCCACGGTGCGCTGGGAGGTTGTCGTCGCGCCATTCGCAGCCCTGCCAGTAGCTTTAGCGGGCAATGTGATCTATCGGTCGGTGTCGAGGCTTCCTGCATTGGCCATGCTGTCTGTAGCCGCATGTATTTTTGCTATTGCCAGCTTAGCTCATGAAATCGTTCAGTATAACTTGTGGATGGATCTC belongs to Chloroflexota bacterium and includes:
- the pheS gene encoding phenylalanine--tRNA ligase subunit alpha; its protein translation is MRERIDELLTEARAELAQAGSDAALEAWRVAHLGRRSALTGILRSIRDLPPEERRAAGQAANAARQDLEAALTARRDRLSRRVHESDTDVTMPGYPVRLGRLHPLTRTLREIRAVLAPLGFRAVSGPEVEWDRYNFELLNIPADHPARDMWDTFHLQQQARPGDLLLRTHTSPVQARVMEQVRPPVRVIVPGKVYRYENRDASHESEFMQVEGLAIDEHITMADLRGTLTHFVRAMFGPDRELRIRASYFPFTEPSAEAEMSCHACDSGGCSVCGGSGWIEILGAGMVHPTVLANVGYDPEVYQGFAFGMGVERIAMLKYGVTDIRSFYRNDLRFLRQFH
- a CDS encoding RNA methyltransferase, with protein sequence MAPAPVIRSVRNPTVAHVRSLQRGSARRRAGHTVVEGPKLVAEALHAGVVESVLCVEDPSPAAAAVVDEAAAQGVSVRRCTDGVFNAVADTETPQGVLAVIAAPDPPPVSGPALLLVLDGVQDPGNVGAMVRSAAAAGATGVICTPGTADAYGPKAMRAGAGGQFRVPIRKAAEPANLESLDAEADLYAASADAELTYHDIDWTGACGLIVGAESAGVSPAWRAASRAAVRVPMQREIESLNAAAAAAVILFEAARQRAADSTNKDPSARAH
- the rplT gene encoding 50S ribosomal protein L20, yielding MARVKRSVASRKRRRRVLKAVRGHKGARSRQFKAAHEDLMHARQYAYAHRRTRRRDMRRGWILRINARARALGMTYSQFMHGLRRANIDLDRKVLADLALNEPEAFEDLVKAAQAAA
- a CDS encoding 50S ribosomal protein L35; its protein translation is MPKLKTRKAAVKRLRKTANGKVTCAKSTAQTLRRKKSSRARRSKGHEQPITGGQLKQAKRLLAG
- a CDS encoding metallophosphoesterase family protein codes for the protein MHIAAFADVHANLTALRAVLRDIDDHGPFDLIVSNGDQILGGPRPLETWRELERSGAYCLRGNTERDLGIGKFPPAPAGGQWRDRILEVFDWTMGAVPEDVRARAAGLPQRLDLSIDNGPLLVISHANGVNLDDFMWPDTDPSELDRLTGTPPPALLVVGHIHAPMDLKVGPTRVLRAGSVGLMYEANAYNQAHWTEITWDAPRRAWTAQPHAVTWDHTAEIAAGRAVGYPGTEILPGYERA
- a CDS encoding metal-sulfur cluster assembly factor, which gives rise to MSAPLAEETIRDALREVIDPEIGINIVDLGLIYEIELASAESDAHDVSVTMTLTTPGCPAGPQILQQVKQVVEAVPGVSSMDLDLTFSPLWNEEMLSEDVRWILGR